The following are encoded in a window of Campylobacter concisus ATCC 51562 genomic DNA:
- a CDS encoding Na+/H+ antiporter NhaC family protein, which yields MRQILLLLFFSVALFGVDPEVAKRNAEIYGVFTLIPPVVAIALAFITKDVILSLFIGVFSGTFLINIINENIFMGIVKGFTGIVSRVVESMADKTDSGILLQVLCIGGVVALITKMGGTKAVALWLSKKAKSGISAQISTWLMGIFVFFDDYANALIVGPIMRPISDKFKISREKLAFIIDATAAPIAGIAIISTWVGLEVSLIEKGYELVGETGINAYSIFIETIPYRFYNLFILFFIVCTALMQREYGPMLLAERRARRGELHSGKTQIQDLEDKTLEPKEGVKLSAANAVVPLLVLVIGAFTSFYFSGLAALEGDALKNALANPLSFSTFKDTFGAADSATSLFQAALLASIVAITMGVWRKIFDVKEAISTWVKGWKTMIITVVILLLAWSLSTVIKELGTSRYLVDLLSSSTPKFILPVAVFILGSFISFSTGTSYGTMGILMPLAIPLAYAVGKNYGLEGDAMHAYMIVNISGVLTGAIFGDHCSPISDTTILSSMGAGCNHIDHVSTQMVYALSVCAVCVLVGYLPVALGLSVWIALPCGFLAIWALVRFVGKKVEA from the coding sequence GTGAGACAAATTTTATTATTACTTTTTTTTAGCGTTGCGCTTTTTGGTGTCGATCCAGAAGTGGCAAAGAGAAACGCTGAAATTTATGGCGTATTTACGCTTATACCGCCTGTTGTGGCAATAGCACTTGCTTTTATCACAAAAGACGTCATCTTGTCGCTATTTATAGGTGTTTTTAGTGGAACATTTCTCATAAATATCATCAATGAAAACATCTTTATGGGTATCGTAAAAGGCTTTACCGGCATCGTTTCAAGAGTCGTTGAATCAATGGCTGATAAGACTGATTCAGGAATTTTACTTCAAGTGCTTTGTATCGGTGGTGTGGTTGCACTCATCACAAAGATGGGTGGTACAAAGGCGGTTGCTCTTTGGCTTAGCAAAAAGGCAAAAAGCGGCATTTCAGCTCAAATTTCAACATGGCTCATGGGAATTTTTGTATTTTTTGATGACTATGCAAATGCCCTAATAGTAGGTCCAATCATGAGACCAATAAGCGATAAATTTAAAATAAGCCGCGAAAAGCTAGCTTTTATCATTGATGCTACCGCAGCACCGATCGCTGGTATTGCTATCATTTCGACATGGGTTGGGCTTGAGGTTTCACTCATCGAAAAGGGCTATGAGTTAGTTGGAGAGACTGGTATTAACGCTTATTCTATATTTATCGAGACAATTCCATATAGATTTTATAACCTTTTTATACTATTTTTTATAGTTTGTACAGCCTTGATGCAGCGTGAATACGGACCAATGCTATTAGCTGAAAGACGTGCTAGAAGAGGCGAGCTTCACTCAGGTAAAACTCAAATCCAAGATCTTGAAGATAAAACACTTGAGCCAAAAGAGGGCGTAAAATTAAGCGCTGCAAATGCTGTTGTGCCACTTCTTGTGCTGGTCATTGGCGCATTTACTAGTTTTTACTTTAGTGGTCTTGCTGCACTTGAGGGCGATGCTCTTAAAAATGCACTCGCTAATCCACTTTCATTTTCTACATTTAAAGATACTTTTGGCGCAGCAGACTCAGCTACATCACTATTTCAAGCAGCATTACTTGCTAGTATCGTAGCTATCACAATGGGCGTTTGGCGTAAAATTTTTGACGTAAAAGAGGCTATCAGTACATGGGTAAAGGGCTGGAAGACTATGATAATTACGGTTGTGATTTTGCTTCTTGCATGGAGTCTTAGTACTGTTATCAAAGAGCTTGGCACATCAAGATATTTGGTTGATCTATTAAGCTCTTCAACACCTAAATTTATATTGCCAGTTGCTGTTTTTATCCTTGGTTCGTTTATTAGCTTCTCAACTGGAACAAGCTACGGCACGATGGGAATTTTAATGCCTCTAGCTATCCCACTAGCTTATGCGGTCGGCAAAAACTACGGCCTAGAGGGCGATGCGATGCACGCTTATATGATCGTAAATATTTCAGGCGTGCTTACAGGCGCGATCTTTGGAGATCACTGCTCACCGATATCGGATACTACGATCCTTTCATCAATGGGCGCAGGATGTAATCATATCGATCACGTCTCAACTCAAATGGTATATGCGCTTAGCGTTTGTGCGGTTTGTGTGCTAGTTGGTTACTTGCCAGTTGCTCTTGGTCTTAGTGTTTGGATCGCGCTTCCTTGCGGATTTTTAGCGATTTGGGCACTAGTTAGATTTGTTGGAAAGAAAGTAGAAGCATAA
- a CDS encoding outer membrane protein assembly factor BamD, which produces MKRFSKFLAVVALLGLFSGCAEKYTELYNLTPDEWYAQVIADIKDGDLEAADKHYVSMASEHVASPLLEQILLILAQAHANDEEYLMANHYLDEYIKRYGDNGPKTEFAQYLKIKANFDSFTQPNRNQKLMEDSVTEIEKFLYMYPNTEYKPLIETMLIKFKLALYFLDMQIADLYNRTGRDVSAKIYEQKLEESPFKNSDLIKPDVAWYRKLFE; this is translated from the coding sequence ATGAAAAGATTTTCTAAATTTCTAGCAGTTGTAGCTCTTTTGGGGCTTTTTAGTGGTTGTGCTGAAAAATATACCGAGCTTTACAATCTAACTCCTGATGAGTGGTATGCTCAGGTTATCGCTGATATAAAAGACGGTGATCTTGAAGCGGCCGATAAACACTATGTTTCAATGGCAAGCGAACACGTAGCAAGCCCACTTTTGGAGCAAATTTTACTTATCCTTGCCCAAGCTCACGCAAATGATGAAGAGTATCTAATGGCAAATCACTATCTTGACGAGTATATCAAAAGATATGGCGACAACGGCCCAAAAACAGAGTTTGCTCAGTATCTAAAGATAAAAGCAAATTTTGACTCATTTACTCAGCCAAACCGTAACCAAAAGCTTATGGAAGATAGCGTAACAGAGATCGAGAAATTTCTTTATATGTATCCAAATACTGAATATAAGCCACTTATTGAGACTATGCTTATTAAATTCAAACTCGCGCTTTACTTCCTAGATATGCAAATAGCAGATCTTTACAATAGGACTGGTCGTGATGTTTCGGCTAAAATTTACGAGCAAAAGCTTGAAGAGTCGCCGTTTAAAAACTCAGATCTTATCAAACCTGACGTGGCATGGTATAGAAAACTGTTTGAATAG
- the lon gene encoding endopeptidase La: MQINENKGFPTEIPIIVEDELFLYPFMITPLFLSDDENLKALELAIQEETPILVVPTKPQQDGARDFDGIYDAGVIGTIMRRVPLPDGRVKVLFQGIDKGKILKQSGINPLRGIVDMLHVKRPSQVKTDALIVVLREKVRELSQFSHFFPPDLLKTIEESAEAIRVCDLVSSALRLKKQIAYSFFVEENLEQRLLKLIDYVIEEIEANKLQKEIKNKVHSKIDKTNKEYFLKEQLKQIQAELGADTSREEELEEYRKKLDAKKKFMAEDAYKEIKKQIDKLSRMHPDSADANTLQSYLDWVLEIPFENVAKKKSSITEVSKHLNADHYSLEKPKERIEEYFALRELLELRGVGEKVNNGAILCFAGPPGVGKTSLANSIAKALKRELVRIALGGLEDVNELRGHRRTYIGAMPGRIVQGLIEAKQMNPVVVLDEIDKVGRSYRGDPTAVLLEILDPEQNNKFRDYYLNFNIDLSKIIFIATANDVSMIPAALRDRMEFIELSSYTPQEKFEIAKKYLLPQELKKHGLKPSDVSISKEALELIISDYTRESGVRNLRRRIADILRKVAKNILTKKNEGKISVTAKNLKEFLEKKVYEIEPADKKDQIGLVNGLAWTSVGGDVLRIEAIRIQGKGSMQITGQLGDVMKESAQIAFSVVKVLIDNKKIKVPMTIVPKLDDDKHKLEASDVYRRYDLHLHVPEGAVPKDGPSAGITMATAIASILTDTKVRHDIAMTGEITLTGRVLPIGGLKEKLIAAHKAGIKTALIPRKNYDRDLVDIPAEVKADMKIIAVDTIDDVLKNALVAKK; the protein is encoded by the coding sequence TTGCAAATAAACGAAAATAAAGGCTTCCCAACTGAAATTCCTATTATCGTTGAGGACGAGCTATTTTTATATCCATTTATGATAACTCCGCTTTTTTTAAGCGACGATGAAAATTTAAAGGCACTTGAACTCGCCATACAAGAAGAGACTCCGATCCTTGTGGTACCCACAAAGCCTCAGCAAGACGGCGCTAGAGATTTTGATGGTATCTATGATGCTGGTGTGATCGGCACGATAATGCGCCGTGTGCCACTACCCGATGGACGTGTAAAAGTTCTATTTCAAGGCATAGACAAAGGTAAAATTTTAAAACAATCAGGTATAAACCCACTCCGTGGCATCGTCGATATGCTTCATGTCAAACGTCCATCACAGGTCAAAACTGACGCTCTTATCGTAGTTTTAAGAGAAAAAGTAAGAGAGCTTTCGCAGTTTAGCCATTTTTTTCCACCTGATCTTTTAAAGACGATCGAAGAGAGCGCTGAAGCGATCAGGGTTTGTGACCTAGTTTCAAGTGCACTTCGCTTAAAAAAACAGATCGCTTATAGTTTTTTTGTCGAGGAAAATTTAGAGCAACGCCTACTAAAACTAATCGACTACGTCATCGAAGAGATCGAGGCAAATAAGCTTCAAAAAGAGATAAAAAATAAAGTCCATTCAAAGATCGACAAGACAAATAAAGAGTACTTTTTAAAAGAGCAGCTAAAGCAAATTCAAGCCGAGCTTGGAGCGGATACAAGCCGTGAAGAGGAGCTTGAAGAGTACCGCAAAAAGCTTGATGCGAAGAAGAAATTTATGGCTGAGGACGCCTACAAAGAGATCAAAAAACAAATAGATAAGCTTTCACGCATGCACCCAGACTCAGCTGACGCAAATACCTTGCAAAGCTACCTTGACTGGGTACTTGAAATTCCATTTGAAAATGTAGCTAAGAAAAAATCATCCATCACTGAAGTGAGCAAGCACCTAAATGCCGATCATTACAGCTTAGAGAAGCCAAAAGAGCGCATCGAAGAGTATTTTGCTTTGCGTGAGCTTTTGGAGCTTAGAGGCGTTGGCGAAAAGGTAAATAATGGCGCTATTTTATGCTTTGCAGGCCCTCCAGGCGTGGGAAAAACCAGCCTTGCAAACTCGATCGCAAAGGCACTAAAGCGAGAGCTAGTCAGGATCGCACTTGGTGGACTTGAGGACGTAAATGAGCTAAGAGGTCACCGCCGCACCTACATAGGCGCTATGCCAGGTCGCATTGTGCAAGGGCTCATAGAAGCTAAGCAGATGAATCCAGTGGTTGTTTTAGATGAGATCGACAAGGTTGGTAGAAGCTACAGAGGTGATCCGACCGCTGTTTTACTTGAGATTTTGGACCCAGAGCAAAATAATAAATTTAGAGACTACTATCTAAATTTTAACATCGATCTTAGCAAGATTATCTTCATCGCTACAGCAAATGATGTGAGCATGATCCCAGCCGCACTTCGCGACAGGATGGAGTTTATCGAGCTTAGCTCATACACCCCACAAGAGAAATTTGAGATCGCTAAAAAGTATCTATTGCCTCAAGAGCTTAAAAAGCACGGCCTAAAACCAAGTGATGTGAGTATCAGCAAAGAGGCACTTGAGCTAATTATCAGCGACTATACAAGAGAGAGTGGCGTGCGAAATTTACGCCGCAGGATCGCTGATATATTAAGAAAAGTCGCCAAAAATATCCTCACTAAAAAAAATGAGGGCAAGATCAGTGTCACAGCTAAAAATTTGAAAGAATTTTTAGAGAAAAAGGTCTATGAAATCGAGCCAGCGGACAAAAAAGATCAGATAGGTCTAGTAAATGGCCTTGCGTGGACTAGTGTCGGTGGTGACGTGCTAAGGATCGAGGCTATAAGGATCCAGGGTAAAGGCAGTATGCAGATCACCGGTCAGCTAGGTGACGTGATGAAAGAGAGCGCTCAAATAGCATTTAGCGTGGTAAAAGTGCTGATCGATAACAAAAAAATAAAAGTACCGATGACTATCGTACCAAAACTAGATGACGATAAGCATAAGCTTGAAGCCAGCGATGTTTATAGACGCTATGATCTTCACTTGCACGTGCCAGAGGGCGCGGTGCCAAAAGATGGACCAAGTGCTGGCATCACGATGGCAACTGCGATCGCATCGATACTAACCGATACAAAGGTAAGACACGACATAGCAATGACTGGTGAGATCACGCTAACTGGTAGAGTGCTACCTATCGGTGGTCTAAAAGAGAAGCTAATCGCCGCACACAAAGCTGGCATCAAAACAGCCCTGATACCTCGCAAGAACTACGACCGCGACCTAGTAGATATCCCAGCCGAAGTAAAAGCTGACATGAAGATCATCGCCGTAGATACGATCGATGATGTGCTAAAAAATGCTCTTGTAGCTAAAAAATAA
- a CDS encoding bifunctional aconitate hydratase 2/2-methylisocitrate dehydratase, with translation MSFFTDYEKHASEREKEGVPPLALNAKQTSEICELIKLANKSSCDEKAQSELKFLINLLETRINPGVDDAAKIKAEFLGEVIDGLSVGGLDAMRAIKILGKMLGGYNVEILVRALKNSNENIARAAANELKNIILVHEYFDEIAKLSSNNKFAKEVLVSWANAEWFTHKKPIETCINAVVFKVPGETNTDDLSPASEAYTRADIPLHAKAMLVKKMPEGLEILKELKTRGKKVAYVGDVVGTGSSRKSGINSIQWHLGDEIEGVPNKKTGGIVIGTTIAPIFFNTAEDSGALPIVANVNELEMGDEIEIYPFKGEIYKPTDTEKKLVANFKLSPNTLSDEIRAGGRIPLMIGRQVTKKAREALGLGEEQIFIKPDQPKEQGGGYTLAQKMVGKACGVPGIRAGAYVEPEILTVGSQDTTGPMTRDEVKELASLSFGADFVLQSFCHTAAYPKPSDLVMHESLPKFINLRGGVSLKPGDGVIHSWLNRMVLPDTVGTGGDSHTRFPIGISFPAGSGLVAFAAVLGMMPLNMPESVLIKFKGELKEGVTLRDLVNAIPYFAIKKGLLSVEKKDKKNVFAGKILEIEGLENLKVEQAFELSDASAERSAAACVVNLSVDSVVEYVRSNVALIDAMIKAGYESRETLLRRKEKMQKWLENPTLLRADKDAKYAEILEIDLAQIDEPILACPNDPDDVATLSEILADDKRVHKIDEVFVGSCMTNIGHYRALARILEHESKLTTRLWIAPPTKMDKSTLENEGVYEIFKRLNARTEVPGCSLCMGNQARVNDNAVVFSTSTRNFDNRMGMGAKVYLGSAELAAVCALLGRLPSVDEYKKIVKDSLGLNKDEIYKYLNFNEISEFSI, from the coding sequence ATGAGCTTTTTTACCGACTACGAAAAACACGCAAGCGAGCGAGAAAAAGAGGGCGTGCCACCGCTTGCGCTAAATGCCAAGCAAACAAGCGAAATTTGCGAGCTAATAAAACTTGCCAACAAGTCTAGTTGCGACGAAAAGGCACAAAGCGAGCTAAAATTTCTTATAAATTTGCTTGAAACTCGTATCAATCCTGGCGTTGATGATGCAGCGAAGATAAAGGCAGAATTTCTTGGTGAAGTAATAGACGGGCTTTCTGTTGGTGGTCTTGACGCTATGCGTGCTATTAAAATTTTAGGCAAGATGCTTGGTGGATATAACGTGGAAATTTTGGTGCGAGCTCTAAAAAATAGCAATGAAAATATCGCTCGTGCTGCAGCAAATGAGCTAAAAAATATTATCCTGGTGCATGAATATTTTGACGAGATCGCAAAGCTAAGTAGCAACAATAAATTTGCAAAAGAGGTGCTTGTTTCTTGGGCAAATGCGGAGTGGTTTACACATAAAAAGCCAATTGAAACCTGTATAAACGCAGTCGTTTTTAAAGTACCTGGTGAGACAAATACTGATGATCTAAGTCCAGCGAGTGAGGCCTATACAAGGGCCGACATACCACTTCACGCAAAAGCAATGCTTGTTAAAAAGATGCCTGAGGGTCTAGAAATTTTAAAAGAGCTCAAAACTCGTGGTAAGAAAGTTGCGTATGTTGGCGATGTGGTTGGCACTGGCAGCAGCAGAAAGAGTGGTATAAACTCGATCCAGTGGCATTTAGGCGATGAGATAGAAGGCGTGCCAAACAAAAAAACTGGCGGTATCGTGATAGGCACGACCATAGCTCCGATATTTTTTAATACCGCTGAAGATAGTGGCGCACTGCCGATAGTTGCAAACGTAAATGAGCTAGAAATGGGCGATGAGATAGAAATTTATCCATTTAAAGGCGAAATTTATAAACCTACAGATACTGAGAAAAAGCTCGTGGCAAATTTTAAATTAAGCCCAAATACTCTAAGCGACGAGATAAGAGCAGGTGGCAGGATACCACTTATGATAGGACGCCAAGTGACCAAAAAGGCTAGAGAGGCTCTAGGGCTTGGCGAGGAGCAAATTTTTATAAAGCCAGATCAGCCAAAAGAGCAGGGTGGTGGATATACGCTGGCTCAAAAGATGGTCGGCAAGGCTTGCGGCGTACCTGGCATTAGAGCTGGAGCTTATGTGGAGCCTGAAATTTTAACTGTTGGCTCGCAAGACACCACTGGGCCGATGACTAGAGACGAGGTTAAAGAGCTTGCTAGCCTTAGTTTTGGCGCGGATTTTGTTTTGCAAAGTTTTTGCCACACGGCCGCTTACCCAAAACCAAGTGATCTTGTGATGCATGAGAGCTTGCCAAAATTTATAAATTTACGTGGCGGTGTGAGTCTAAAGCCAGGCGATGGCGTCATCCACTCTTGGCTAAACCGCATGGTCTTGCCTGACACGGTGGGCACTGGTGGCGATAGTCACACGAGATTTCCTATTGGTATCAGCTTTCCAGCGGGCAGCGGCCTAGTGGCGTTTGCAGCGGTGCTTGGCATGATGCCGCTAAATATGCCAGAGTCAGTTTTGATCAAATTTAAAGGCGAGCTAAAAGAGGGCGTGACACTTCGCGATCTTGTCAATGCGATACCTTATTTTGCGATTAAAAAAGGGCTTTTAAGCGTTGAAAAGAAAGATAAAAAGAATGTTTTTGCGGGTAAAATTTTAGAGATAGAAGGGCTTGAGAATCTAAAAGTAGAGCAGGCATTTGAACTAAGTGACGCTTCGGCTGAACGCTCAGCGGCTGCTTGCGTGGTAAATTTAAGCGTTGATAGTGTCGTGGAGTATGTTCGCTCAAATGTTGCGTTAATTGATGCGATGATAAAAGCTGGTTATGAGAGCCGTGAGACTCTGCTTAGACGAAAAGAAAAAATGCAAAAATGGCTTGAAAATCCAACGCTTTTAAGAGCCGATAAAGATGCAAAATACGCTGAAATTTTGGAGATCGATCTAGCTCAGATAGATGAGCCGATTTTGGCGTGTCCAAATGACCCAGATGATGTGGCAACGCTAAGTGAAATTTTAGCTGATGACAAAAGAGTGCATAAAATCGATGAAGTTTTTGTAGGGAGCTGTATGACAAATATAGGCCATTATAGGGCGCTTGCTAGAATTTTGGAGCATGAGAGCAAGCTTACAACTAGGCTTTGGATCGCACCGCCGACAAAGATGGATAAAAGCACACTTGAAAATGAGGGTGTTTATGAAATTTTTAAAAGATTAAATGCAAGGACAGAGGTGCCAGGCTGTTCGCTTTGCATGGGCAATCAAGCAAGAGTAAACGACAATGCAGTGGTATTTTCTACTTCAACTAGAAATTTTGATAACAGAATGGGTATGGGCGCGAAGGTCTATCTAGGAAGTGCCGAGCTAGCTGCTGTTTGTGCGCTACTTGGACGTTTACCAAGTGTAGATGAATATAAAAAAATAGTAAAAGATAGTCTTGGCTTAAATAAAGATGAAATTTATAAATATCTAAATTTTAATGAAATAAGCGAGTTTAGTATATAA
- the fliW gene encoding flagellar assembly protein FliW has translation MIFSVKSPILGFEHIKTMELIELDKFFVKLASKDDETSFTMINPFALRSYEFDIPSYYEDLMEIKESSQLRIYNIIVVALPLEKSTVNFVAPIVCNMDNMTLSQVVLDIAKYPQYGQAEMIENFIQK, from the coding sequence ATGATTTTTAGTGTTAAAAGCCCTATTTTAGGCTTTGAGCATATCAAGACGATGGAGTTAATTGAACTTGATAAATTTTTTGTTAAGCTAGCAAGCAAAGATGATGAGACATCTTTTACAATGATAAATCCTTTTGCATTAAGAAGCTACGAATTCGATATTCCAAGCTATTATGAAGATCTTATGGAGATTAAAGAAAGCTCTCAACTTAGAATTTATAACATTATCGTTGTTGCACTCCCGCTTGAAAAATCAACTGTAAATTTTGTAGCTCCTATCGTTTGCAATATGGACAATATGACCTTATCTCAAGTCGTTTTAGACATTGCCAAATATCCTCAGTACGGGCAAGCTGAAATGATAGAAAATTTTATACAAAAATAG
- a CDS encoding ankyrin repeat domain-containing protein yields MKKVVFFLFFSVCSLINLHALECSDLAKKESFKTTPNDLAYANEGLFYCDGSLLNLKEVKELFDASVAVRSESQSCVGDRVYKENLNKFRWLLLKASFAPEFYAKELAKPEVAESEKDARMEYLRYWANESLFNFLKYKKFIEAYKNAQTPLVKFYESLGLDTASAAYYATSVVNEFLTFGVGKSVNKAKILTPEQNIMAQRINSDELANLLYSKNFSTAELTNLLNIALLNEKSSDMIKEIIRRGADVNLGDETPLFFALKNIENVKILLANKADVNHKNFFGKSVLFYAVQFSDKPLCELLLKNGANANESYIDENAKMNMINLGMTQVEDTCGLEHTNRSVFMHAAAHATPEILKLLMDNGADINATDDAGFNALDYAMKEQNEKTIKFLENLGLKPNFN; encoded by the coding sequence ATGAAAAAAGTAGTTTTTTTTCTCTTTTTTAGCGTTTGTTCTTTGATAAATTTACACGCTTTAGAGTGCAGTGATCTTGCCAAAAAAGAGAGCTTTAAAACTACTCCAAACGATCTTGCTTATGCGAATGAGGGGCTATTTTACTGTGATGGTTCGCTTTTAAATTTAAAAGAGGTGAAAGAGCTTTTTGATGCGAGTGTGGCTGTGAGAAGTGAGTCTCAAAGTTGCGTTGGTGATAGAGTTTATAAAGAAAATTTAAACAAGTTTAGATGGCTTTTACTAAAAGCGTCATTCGCACCTGAATTTTACGCAAAAGAGCTTGCAAAACCAGAGGTTGCTGAGAGCGAAAAAGACGCTAGAATGGAGTATCTTAGATACTGGGCAAACGAGAGCTTGTTTAATTTTTTAAAATATAAAAAATTTATCGAAGCTTACAAAAATGCTCAAACTCCGCTTGTAAAATTTTATGAAAGCCTGGGACTTGATACTGCAAGTGCAGCCTACTATGCAACCAGCGTAGTAAATGAGTTTTTGACTTTTGGTGTCGGTAAAAGTGTAAATAAAGCTAAAATTTTAACACCTGAGCAAAATATAATGGCTCAAAGGATAAATTCCGATGAGCTGGCAAATTTGCTTTACTCAAAAAATTTTAGTACCGCTGAGCTTACAAATTTGCTTAATATCGCACTTTTAAACGAAAAAAGTAGCGACATGATAAAAGAGATCATAAGGCGTGGGGCCGATGTGAATTTGGGCGATGAGACGCCGCTATTTTTTGCTTTAAAAAATATAGAAAACGTAAAAATTTTACTTGCAAACAAAGCCGATGTAAATCACAAAAATTTCTTTGGGAAAAGTGTACTTTTTTATGCTGTGCAGTTTAGCGATAAGCCACTTTGTGAGCTTTTGCTAAAAAATGGTGCCAATGCCAACGAGAGCTACATAGATGAAAATGCCAAGATGAATATGATAAATTTGGGTATGACGCAAGTTGAAGATACATGCGGTCTAGAACACACAAATAGAAGCGTTTTTATGCATGCAGCAGCTCATGCAACGCCAGAAATTTTAAAGCTTTTGATGGATAATGGTGCTGATATTAATGCCACTGATGACGCTGGGTTTAATGCGCTTGACTATGCCATGAAAGAACAAAATGAAAAGACGATCAAATTTTTAGAAAATTTGGGTTTAAAGCCAAATTTCAATTAG
- a CDS encoding SDR family NAD(P)-dependent oxidoreductase: protein MKKTAFVTGATSGFGEAIARRLSKEGYKIVALARREDRLKKLAAELGDTHIIVADIRDKEAVFKAVESLPDKFKDIEVLVNNAGMALGLEKTIDAKVEDFETMIDTNVKGLIYSTKAVLPLLYKQEKGYIFNIGSTAGSWPYPGSNVYGATKAFVKQFSLNLRNDLVGTNIRVTNIEPGLCKTEFSEVRFRGDKAKADSLYENTNFITSEDIATILVNCLNMPGSVNINRVEVMANTQTWAGLAIEKF from the coding sequence ATGAAAAAGACAGCTTTTGTAACTGGTGCAACATCTGGATTTGGCGAGGCGATTGCCAGAAGACTCTCAAAAGAGGGCTACAAGATAGTCGCTCTTGCAAGGCGCGAAGATAGGCTAAAAAAGCTTGCAGCAGAGCTTGGCGATACGCATATCATCGTAGCTGACATACGCGACAAAGAGGCTGTTTTTAAAGCGGTTGAGAGCCTGCCTGATAAATTTAAGGATATAGAAGTGCTTGTAAATAACGCTGGCATGGCGCTTGGACTTGAAAAAACGATAGATGCGAAGGTGGAGGACTTTGAGACGATGATAGACACCAACGTCAAGGGTCTTATCTACTCGACAAAGGCAGTTTTGCCACTACTTTATAAGCAAGAAAAGGGCTATATCTTTAATATTGGCTCGACAGCTGGCTCATGGCCATATCCTGGAAGTAACGTTTATGGTGCTACAAAGGCCTTTGTGAAGCAGTTTAGCTTAAATTTAAGAAACGACCTAGTCGGTACAAATATTAGAGTCACAAACATCGAGCCGGGGCTTTGTAAGACTGAATTTAGCGAGGTTAGGTTTAGAGGAGATAAAGCAAAGGCTGATAGTCTTTATGAAAATACAAATTTCATCACATCTGAGGATATCGCGACTATTTTGGTAAATTGTCTAAATATGCCCGGAAGTGTTAATATAAATAGGGTCGAAGTCATGGCAAATACGCAGACTTGGGCTGGGCTTGCGATAGAAAAATTTTAA
- a CDS encoding methylated-DNA--[protein]-cysteine S-methyltransferase, translating into MSKAYLKSPIGILEIIASENGICEINFVDKFEKIAVKDENLKLCLDELKAYFEGRLKKFSVRLDIKTTNFRAKIYEALQKVPYGETTTYAALALAVGHKNAYRAAGSANAKNPVPIIIPCHRVLASNGLGGYSGGDGLPTKIWLLEHEAKHK; encoded by the coding sequence GTGTCAAAAGCTTACCTAAAATCGCCTATCGGAATTTTGGAGATCATTGCTAGCGAAAATGGAATTTGTGAGATAAATTTTGTAGATAAATTTGAAAAAATTGCAGTAAAAGATGAAAATTTAAAGCTTTGCCTTGATGAGCTAAAAGCATATTTCGAAGGCAGGCTTAAAAAATTTAGCGTAAGGCTTGATATAAAAACGACTAATTTTAGAGCAAAAATTTACGAGGCTTTACAAAAAGTACCATACGGAGAAACGACTACATACGCAGCCCTTGCACTTGCCGTAGGTCATAAAAATGCCTACCGAGCAGCAGGATCAGCCAATGCTAAAAATCCAGTGCCTATCATCATCCCTTGCCACAGAGTGCTAGCTAGTAACGGGCTTGGCGGCTATTCTGGCGGAGATGGTCTACCAACTAAAATTTGGCTTTTAGAGCATGAAGCAAAGCATAAATAG